A genome region from Alkalimarinus coralli includes the following:
- a CDS encoding DUF2835 domain-containing protein — MQKISIDLTISADEWLKIYRGSARTVSATSRDGRRIQFPANILQQYVTHFGISGSFDIYFDDQGKFSSIIKTA, encoded by the coding sequence ATGCAAAAAATATCAATAGATCTCACTATCTCCGCTGATGAATGGTTAAAAATCTACAGAGGCTCTGCCAGAACAGTCAGCGCAACAAGCAGGGATGGTAGAAGAATTCAGTTTCCTGCGAATATTCTCCAACAGTATGTAACTCACTTTGGCATATCCGGGAGTTTTGATATCTATTTCGATGATCAAGGCAAGTTTTCCTCCATAATCAAAACAGCTTAA
- a CDS encoding lytic transglycosylase domain-containing protein, translating into MNRGRLTSFLSLMIAMAFSTSVFGQSVDPELRAALKRTVNEASSFEDRFEAEVWLVDMSSRMSRYIKDPNKRLELLKKVHREATRAGVEPELVLSVIHIESLFDRFAISRVGAQGLMQVMPFWKNEIGRPTDNLTSVDTNLRYGCTILKHYIDREKGDLIRALARYNGSLGKTWYPEKVLTAWEKYWFVNNI; encoded by the coding sequence ATGAACAGAGGTCGCTTAACGTCGTTTTTGAGCCTAATGATCGCAATGGCGTTTTCTACCTCTGTGTTCGGCCAAAGCGTTGACCCCGAGTTGCGAGCCGCGCTAAAGCGCACAGTAAACGAAGCCAGTAGCTTTGAAGACCGGTTTGAAGCTGAAGTATGGTTAGTCGATATGTCTAGCCGAATGAGCCGCTATATTAAAGACCCAAATAAACGGCTTGAACTATTGAAAAAAGTTCACCGCGAAGCCACTAGAGCAGGTGTAGAACCCGAGCTAGTGCTATCAGTGATTCATATCGAAAGCCTGTTTGATCGCTTTGCAATCTCTCGTGTTGGGGCTCAAGGGCTGATGCAGGTCATGCCATTCTGGAAGAATGAGATAGGCCGCCCTACAGACAACCTGACAAGCGTAGACACCAATTTACGTTATGGCTGTACTATACTGAAACACTATATAGACCGAGAAAAAGGGGATTTGATCAGGGCATTGGCCCGGTATAATGGAAGCCTGGGAAAGACCTGGTACCCGGAAAAAGTACTGACCGCCTGGGAAAAGTACTGGTTTGTTAACAATATCTAA
- a CDS encoding proline--tRNA ligase, producing MRASRYLIATLKETPADAEVISHKLMLRAGMIRKLASGLYTWLPMGLRVLRKVERIVREEMDKANAQEVLMPAIQPAELWEESGRWQEYGGELLRVKDRHNRDFCVGPTHEEVITDLIRNELKSYKSLPANFYQVQTKFRDERRPRFGIMRSREFLMKDAYSFHIDHESLDETYQIMYQAYTNIFNRLGLDFRAVQADSGSIGGSASHEFHVLAESGEDDIAFSSESNFAANIEMAEALAPNGERAAPTEALKEVATPGQKTIDEVSGLLNVAANKVVKTLIVKGVEDEEGNAPLVALVVRGDHTLNEIKAEKVEGIANPLCFATDEEIKTLTGCSVGSLGPVSLNLRTIVDRSAAHLADFVCGANKEDVHLTGVNWERDCPLTEVADLRNVIEGDQSPDGKGTIEIKRGIEVGHIFKLGNKYSTAMNATVLDENGKAKIMEMGCYGIGVSRVVAASIEQNNDENGIIWPDAIAPFHIAIIPINMHKSDAVSEKCEALYQELTSAGYDVLLMDEEKARLGGMLADVELLGIPHRVVIGDRGLEKGNVEYKGRLDDEKQEVASDEIISLLKSRIKLS from the coding sequence ATGCGCGCAAGCCGTTATCTTATTGCAACCCTCAAGGAAACTCCTGCAGATGCCGAAGTCATCAGCCACAAGCTAATGCTAAGAGCAGGAATGATCAGAAAACTGGCCTCAGGACTCTACACTTGGTTGCCGATGGGCCTGCGCGTGCTGCGTAAAGTCGAACGCATCGTTCGCGAAGAGATGGATAAAGCCAACGCTCAAGAAGTCCTCATGCCTGCGATTCAACCTGCGGAACTCTGGGAAGAGTCAGGCCGTTGGCAGGAATACGGCGGCGAATTGCTCCGTGTTAAAGATAGGCACAATAGAGACTTCTGCGTAGGGCCAACTCACGAAGAGGTCATCACCGACCTGATCCGAAATGAGCTAAAGAGCTATAAGTCACTGCCTGCTAACTTTTACCAGGTGCAAACAAAGTTTCGTGACGAGCGCCGCCCTCGCTTCGGCATTATGCGTTCAAGAGAATTTTTGATGAAAGATGCGTATTCTTTCCATATAGATCATGAATCCCTGGATGAAACTTACCAAATAATGTATCAGGCCTATACCAATATATTTAACCGGCTTGGCCTGGATTTTAGAGCGGTGCAGGCAGACTCTGGCAGCATCGGCGGCAGCGCGTCGCATGAGTTCCACGTATTGGCTGAGTCTGGAGAAGACGATATTGCATTTAGCTCAGAAAGCAATTTTGCCGCTAACATCGAAATGGCTGAAGCACTGGCCCCCAATGGCGAACGAGCAGCCCCCACTGAAGCACTGAAAGAAGTAGCGACGCCAGGCCAAAAAACGATAGATGAGGTGTCTGGCCTGCTTAACGTGGCTGCCAATAAGGTAGTCAAGACGCTTATCGTTAAAGGTGTTGAAGATGAAGAAGGCAACGCACCATTGGTCGCGCTGGTAGTACGAGGCGATCATACGCTTAATGAAATAAAAGCAGAGAAAGTCGAAGGTATTGCTAATCCGCTCTGTTTTGCGACCGATGAAGAGATTAAAACTCTGACCGGTTGCTCTGTGGGGTCATTAGGGCCTGTTTCACTAAACCTTCGAACCATCGTTGATAGAAGTGCTGCGCATCTTGCAGACTTTGTCTGTGGTGCCAATAAAGAAGATGTACATCTAACAGGCGTCAATTGGGAGCGAGACTGCCCATTGACTGAGGTAGCAGACCTGCGCAATGTCATCGAAGGTGATCAAAGCCCTGACGGAAAGGGAACTATTGAAATTAAACGCGGCATTGAAGTCGGCCATATCTTTAAATTAGGCAACAAATACAGCACCGCAATGAATGCCACGGTATTGGATGAAAACGGGAAAGCAAAAATCATGGAGATGGGCTGTTACGGCATTGGTGTCTCTCGAGTTGTTGCTGCCTCTATCGAACAAAATAATGATGAAAACGGCATTATATGGCCCGACGCAATCGCCCCATTCCATATCGCGATTATCCCCATCAACATGCACAAATCTGACGCAGTCTCAGAAAAGTGCGAAGCACTCTATCAAGAGCTGACCAGCGCGGGTTACGACGTATTGCTCATGGATGAAGAAAAGGCGCGCCTCGGCGGAATGCTAGCCGATGTTGAACTGCTGGGCATTCCACACCGAGTGGTCATTGGCGACCGAGGCCTGGAGAAAGGAAATGTCGAATACAAAGGGCGCCTTGACGATGAGAAGCAGGAAGTGGCAAGCGATGAAATCATCAGCCTGTTAAAATCAAGAATAAAGCTAAGCTGA
- a CDS encoding DUF6160 family protein, producing MNNFKKIALVTAISSAPLLAQAELKPMDDTLMSDISGQAGITLEVGAHVEFDSIVYTDTKENASDTKGGGQLAIKNIAVGGSDIWDPAANSGAGGVVASSTLDDLTFDIDINDQGELIVDMTGPAVDYGITLGSVELQKENGDSSFTLLGRSTFKGQINNLDLTLHKEDKTAFGGSASTDVLQANIEFNIQDMDLDVAFLGLQLEDVAVSGAGGDKTDFVVAEIDLYQDSGKMVLGLSDVAMDVNIGAIKFGGTSQSMGSVDLNNMRITNTTFKLSAH from the coding sequence GTGAATAACTTTAAGAAAATTGCTCTAGTTACTGCTATTTCATCAGCACCACTACTGGCTCAAGCCGAACTTAAGCCAATGGACGACACGCTGATGTCGGACATTTCCGGTCAGGCAGGTATCACACTGGAAGTAGGTGCCCACGTAGAGTTTGATAGCATTGTTTATACTGATACAAAAGAAAACGCGTCCGATACCAAAGGAGGCGGCCAGCTTGCAATTAAAAATATCGCCGTAGGTGGAAGTGACATTTGGGATCCTGCTGCAAACTCTGGAGCAGGCGGCGTTGTTGCCAGCAGTACCCTTGACGATTTAACGTTTGATATTGATATTAATGACCAAGGCGAGCTTATTGTCGATATGACAGGCCCTGCCGTTGATTACGGTATTACTCTTGGCAGTGTTGAGCTGCAAAAAGAGAACGGCGATTCTAGCTTTACACTACTAGGTCGATCAACATTTAAAGGTCAAATTAATAATCTTGATTTAACACTGCACAAAGAAGATAAAACAGCGTTTGGTGGCAGTGCCAGCACAGATGTTCTGCAAGCAAACATCGAGTTTAACATCCAGGATATGGATCTAGATGTCGCATTTTTGGGATTACAGCTCGAAGACGTTGCGGTAAGCGGAGCCGGTGGTGACAAGACTGACTTTGTTGTAGCCGAAATCGACCTTTATCAAGACAGCGGCAAGATGGTTCTCGGCCTATCTGATGTTGCAATGGATGTAAATATTGGTGCCATTAAGTTTGGTGGTACTAGCCAATCGATGGGGTCTGTCGACTTAAACAATATGAGAATTACCAACACTACATTTAAATTGTCAGCACACTAG
- the xseA gene encoding exodeoxyribonuclease VII large subunit, with amino-acid sequence MQTNSFDVANKKKVALTVSELNRQVKQLLEASFLQIWVEGELASFSRPSSGHWYFTLKDDKAQIRCAMFRGQNQRLRFTPKEGEKVVVRTKVSLYEGRGDYQLIVESMEPAGAGDLQKAFEQLKAKLAAEGLFDQSHKKAIPSHPKKIAVVTSPTGAAIHDILTVLKRRFPQIEVTIYPATVQGDGAAIEIANMINQANIHQQADAIIVGRGGGSLEDLWAFNEEAVARAIYNSTLPVVSAIGHEVDFTIADFVSDYRAPTPSAAAEKLSPDQYEWRQNLDHLMDRIHHAMLRKLSSEIQKVDALRSHIKHPEKKLQENYARLTDLSTRLHQSSHRHISSLYQQLNALQQRLHSQSPTAKVNAAKIALDKEFQKLSQTIRHMMENKQQQLMRNVQTLEAVSPLSTLTRGYAIVTSQQHPVVKSIRDVKPGEALKTKLADGFIYSEVIETKPV; translated from the coding sequence ATGCAGACTAATTCCTTTGACGTCGCCAACAAAAAAAAAGTAGCACTGACAGTTTCAGAGCTAAACAGACAAGTGAAGCAGCTTTTAGAAGCCAGCTTTCTCCAGATATGGGTTGAAGGTGAACTAGCCAGCTTTTCAAGGCCCTCCTCTGGCCACTGGTATTTCACACTCAAGGATGACAAGGCACAAATTCGTTGTGCCATGTTTCGGGGGCAAAATCAGCGGCTCCGCTTTACACCTAAAGAAGGTGAAAAAGTCGTTGTTAGAACCAAAGTCAGCCTGTATGAAGGACGCGGTGACTATCAGTTGATCGTGGAGTCAATGGAGCCTGCTGGCGCTGGAGACTTACAAAAAGCATTTGAGCAGTTGAAGGCCAAGCTCGCAGCTGAAGGGTTATTTGATCAGTCTCATAAAAAAGCCATTCCGTCACACCCTAAGAAAATAGCCGTTGTAACCTCACCTACAGGTGCTGCAATTCACGATATTCTTACCGTACTAAAACGACGGTTTCCGCAGATTGAAGTGACCATCTACCCAGCCACCGTTCAGGGAGATGGCGCCGCTATTGAGATAGCCAACATGATTAACCAAGCCAATATTCATCAGCAGGCAGATGCGATTATTGTTGGACGGGGAGGCGGTTCACTGGAAGACCTTTGGGCATTCAACGAAGAAGCTGTCGCCAGAGCAATATACAACAGCACGCTTCCAGTCGTCAGTGCCATAGGCCATGAGGTCGACTTCACCATCGCAGATTTTGTTTCCGATTACCGAGCGCCTACGCCTTCTGCAGCAGCAGAAAAGCTAAGCCCTGATCAATATGAGTGGCGCCAGAATCTCGACCACCTTATGGATCGGATTCACCATGCAATGCTCAGGAAACTGTCATCAGAAATACAAAAAGTGGATGCCCTGCGCTCCCATATCAAACATCCAGAGAAAAAGCTTCAGGAGAACTATGCCCGGCTAACAGATTTAAGCACTCGCCTACACCAGAGCAGTCATCGACACATCTCTAGCCTCTACCAACAACTTAATGCATTGCAACAACGTCTTCATAGTCAGTCGCCAACAGCCAAAGTTAATGCAGCAAAAATCGCGCTGGACAAAGAGTTCCAGAAGCTAAGCCAAACCATAAGACACATGATGGAGAATAAACAACAGCAATTGATGCGAAACGTGCAGACGCTAGAAGCGGTAAGCCCCTTGTCGACACTAACCAGAGGCTACGCAATTGTTACCAGCCAGCAACACCCTGTCGTTAAGTCAATAAGGGATGTGAAACCGGGGGAGGCGCTCAAAACCAAACTAGCGGATGGGTTTATTTATAGCGAAGTCATCGAGACCAAGCCTGTATAG
- the guaB gene encoding IMP dehydrogenase, whose protein sequence is MLRIAQEALTFDDILLIPGYSEVLPKDVSLQTQITRGITLNIPLVSAAMDTVTESPLAIAMAQEGGIGIIHKNMSIEQQAAAVRAVKKFESGVVKDPITVSPETTVRELLDITFANKISGLPVVDGKDLIGIVTGRDIRFESRLDTKVSEIMTPKEKLVTVLEGTDLETVKNLLHKHRIEKVLVVNEDFELKGLMTVKDIQKSQDYPRACKDDQGRLRVGAAVGTGADTEERVSALVQAGVDLVVVDTAHGHSKGVIDRVRWVKEQFPDVQVVGGNIATAEAATALADAGADAVKVGIGPGSICTTRIVAGIGVPQISAISNVAEALKERGIPLIADGGIRFSGDVAKAIAAGASCIMIGSLLAGTDEAPGEIELFQGRSYKAYRGMGSLGAMGQSQGSSDRYFQDASSGVDKLVPEGIEGRVACKGPMSNIVHQLMGGLRASMGYTGSQDILEMRTKPQFVRITSAGMKESHVHDVTITKEAPNYRVG, encoded by the coding sequence ATGCTGCGAATCGCGCAAGAAGCACTAACATTCGATGATATTCTCTTGATTCCTGGATATTCTGAGGTTCTTCCTAAGGATGTCTCGCTTCAAACCCAAATCACCCGTGGAATTACTCTAAATATTCCGTTGGTTTCCGCGGCGATGGATACGGTCACTGAGTCGCCCTTGGCGATAGCTATGGCTCAGGAAGGCGGTATCGGTATTATTCACAAAAACATGTCAATTGAACAGCAGGCTGCCGCAGTAAGAGCTGTTAAAAAGTTTGAAAGTGGTGTGGTGAAAGACCCTATCACGGTTTCTCCTGAAACAACTGTTCGGGAACTCCTGGATATTACATTTGCGAATAAAATATCTGGTTTACCTGTTGTCGATGGTAAAGATCTTATTGGTATTGTGACAGGAAGAGATATTCGCTTTGAAAGCCGCCTTGATACTAAAGTTTCAGAAATAATGACGCCAAAAGAGAAGTTGGTGACAGTGCTTGAAGGTACCGATCTGGAGACCGTAAAAAACCTACTTCACAAGCACCGTATAGAAAAGGTGCTGGTGGTTAACGAGGACTTTGAGCTGAAAGGGCTGATGACGGTTAAAGATATCCAGAAGTCACAGGATTACCCTAGAGCCTGCAAAGATGATCAGGGGCGCTTACGTGTAGGTGCTGCTGTAGGCACAGGGGCTGATACTGAAGAGCGAGTATCTGCTTTAGTTCAGGCAGGCGTTGATTTGGTGGTTGTTGATACGGCTCATGGTCACTCGAAAGGTGTTATTGATCGCGTGCGCTGGGTAAAAGAGCAGTTCCCGGATGTTCAGGTTGTTGGCGGAAATATCGCGACGGCAGAAGCTGCTACGGCGCTGGCTGATGCGGGTGCAGATGCCGTTAAGGTTGGGATTGGCCCAGGCTCTATATGTACTACTCGTATTGTTGCGGGTATTGGTGTTCCTCAAATCTCTGCAATTTCAAACGTCGCTGAAGCATTAAAAGAGCGCGGTATACCGCTCATTGCAGATGGTGGTATTCGCTTTTCTGGTGATGTTGCCAAGGCAATAGCTGCCGGGGCTTCCTGTATTATGATCGGTAGTTTGTTAGCCGGTACCGATGAAGCGCCAGGCGAGATAGAGCTGTTCCAAGGTAGAAGCTATAAGGCATATCGTGGTATGGGGTCACTCGGAGCCATGGGGCAAAGCCAGGGCTCTAGCGACCGTTATTTTCAAGACGCCAGTTCAGGTGTTGACAAGTTGGTTCCAGAGGGCATTGAAGGGCGTGTTGCTTGTAAAGGGCCAATGTCTAATATCGTCCACCAGCTGATGGGTGGTTTACGAGCCAGCATGGGTTACACAGGCAGTCAGGATATTCTGGAAATGCGAACCAAACCGCAGTTTGTACGCATTACATCCGCAGGAATGAAAGAGAGCCACGTACATGATGTGACAATCACCAAGGAAGCGCCTAACTACCGCGTAGGGTAG